A stretch of Pseudoprevotella muciniphila DNA encodes these proteins:
- the mnmG gene encoding tRNA uridine-5-carboxymethylaminomethyl(34) synthesis enzyme MnmG gives MQQDFKYDIIVVGAGHAGCEAAVAAARMGARTCIITMDMNKIAQMSCNPAVGGIAKGQIVREIDALGGQMGLITDAASIQFRMLNRSKGPAMWSPRAQCDRIRFIQEWRKVLENTPNLHIWQDEVCELLTNKGQVNGVRTIWGAEFTARCVIITAGTFLNGLMHVGRKQIPGGRCAEPAVLHLTESITQHGIRAERMKTGTPVRIDKRSVHLDEMGLEPGDEDMRTFSYISEGHPLPQQPCWTCNTNEDVHDILRGGLPDSPLYNGQIQSIGPRYCPSIETKLVTFEGRDHHPLFLEPEGVDTNEMYLNGFSSSLPMDVQIEALRKIPALRDVVVYRPGYAIEYDFFDPTQLTHSLESKLIDGLFFAGQVNGTTGYEEAAGQGLMAGINAVLKCSGNSSFTLGRDEAYIGVLIDDLVTKGVDEPYRMFTSRAEYRILLRQDNADMRLTPHALRLGLATNKRRSVFEKKEKDIQSLMQFVKETVIRPEFINNFLQSVGSSSLRGSCRLSDLLARPQVNMNALADNVPILQQHLDQVSTRRKEVAEAAEIEIKYAGYISREQQLAEKMQRLEDIKIKGHFDYASLHEISTEGRQKLIAIDPETLGQASRIPGVSPSDISVLLILSGR, from the coding sequence ATGCAACAAGATTTCAAATACGACATCATTGTGGTTGGTGCCGGTCACGCCGGGTGCGAAGCGGCAGTTGCCGCTGCGCGCATGGGTGCCCGTACATGCATCATCACCATGGATATGAACAAGATTGCACAAATGAGTTGCAATCCTGCCGTAGGAGGCATTGCCAAGGGGCAGATCGTTCGCGAAATAGACGCCTTGGGAGGTCAGATGGGTCTTATAACCGATGCTGCATCCATACAGTTCCGTATGCTTAATCGCTCCAAGGGACCTGCAATGTGGAGTCCACGTGCACAGTGCGACCGCATCCGCTTCATACAAGAATGGCGCAAGGTGCTGGAGAATACGCCCAACCTTCACATTTGGCAAGATGAAGTTTGCGAACTGCTGACAAACAAAGGGCAAGTGAACGGTGTCCGCACCATTTGGGGTGCAGAATTCACTGCACGCTGCGTCATCATCACGGCAGGCACTTTCCTCAACGGCCTAATGCATGTGGGACGAAAACAGATTCCCGGCGGTCGCTGTGCCGAACCAGCAGTGCTTCACCTTACAGAGTCCATCACACAGCACGGCATCCGTGCGGAACGAATGAAAACCGGCACACCTGTCAGAATAGACAAGCGGAGTGTGCATCTTGACGAAATGGGATTAGAGCCTGGGGATGAAGACATGCGGACATTCTCATACATATCCGAAGGTCATCCCCTACCCCAACAGCCTTGCTGGACTTGTAACACAAACGAAGATGTGCACGATATTCTGCGCGGAGGATTGCCCGACTCTCCACTCTACAATGGCCAGATTCAAAGCATAGGTCCGAGATATTGCCCATCGATAGAAACCAAACTCGTTACCTTTGAGGGACGAGACCACCACCCGCTTTTTCTTGAGCCCGAAGGTGTCGACACCAACGAGATGTACCTCAATGGATTCTCGTCAAGCCTTCCCATGGATGTTCAGATTGAGGCATTGCGAAAAATACCTGCTCTGCGTGATGTGGTTGTCTATCGTCCTGGCTATGCCATAGAGTATGACTTCTTCGACCCGACCCAACTGACTCACAGTTTGGAATCCAAGCTCATAGACGGCCTCTTTTTTGCAGGTCAGGTAAATGGTACCACAGGCTATGAAGAAGCGGCAGGACAAGGTCTTATGGCAGGAATTAACGCTGTTTTGAAGTGTTCCGGTAACTCTTCCTTCACATTAGGACGCGACGAGGCATATATAGGTGTGCTGATTGACGACCTTGTAACCAAGGGTGTCGATGAGCCTTATCGTATGTTTACTTCACGCGCCGAATACCGCATCCTGCTCCGCCAGGACAACGCAGACATGCGGCTCACTCCCCACGCTCTCCGCTTAGGGTTGGCTACTAACAAAAGACGCTCTGTCTTTGAAAAGAAGGAAAAAGACATTCAAAGCCTGATGCAGTTTGTAAAAGAGACTGTTATACGCCCCGAATTCATCAACAACTTTCTTCAAAGCGTCGGAAGTTCTTCACTTAGAGGAAGTTGCAGGCTTTCTGATTTATTGGCTCGTCCTCAGGTAAACATGAACGCCCTGGCTGACAACGTGCCTATACTTCAGCAACACCTCGACCAGGTTTCTACTCGCAGGAAGGAAGTGGCCGAGGCTGCGGAGATAGAAATCAAATATGCTGGCTACATCTCCCGCGAGCAACAGTTGGCTGAGAAAATGCAGCGACTGGAGGATATAAAAATTAAAGGACATTTCGACTACGCCTCGCTTCATGAAATATCCACCGAGGGGCGACAAAAACTTATTGCAATAGATCCGGAAACACTTGGACAAGCGAGCAGAATTCCCGGCGTTTCGCCAAGCGATATCAGCGTCTTGCTTATTCTTTCAGGAAGATAA
- a CDS encoding adenine phosphoribosyltransferase, whose protein sequence is MNKDCILENLRNIPNYPKPGIQFQDVSTIFKNAECLKEMADEIVNLYKDKGVTKVVGIESRGFVLGAIVASRLGAGFVMCRKPGKLPGTTRKASYQKEYGYDCIEIHDDAINENDTILIHDDLLATGGSMLAAYNLVKSFKPKDIYINFIIELCMEGLGGRKTLEGTNLTTLLQVSR, encoded by the coding sequence ATGAATAAAGATTGTATTTTAGAAAACTTAAGAAACATCCCGAACTACCCCAAGCCTGGGATTCAATTTCAAGACGTCAGCACAATTTTCAAAAACGCTGAATGCCTAAAGGAAATGGCTGACGAGATTGTAAACCTTTACAAAGACAAAGGCGTCACCAAGGTTGTTGGTATAGAATCGCGAGGCTTTGTTCTCGGCGCGATTGTTGCATCACGATTGGGTGCAGGGTTTGTGATGTGTAGAAAACCCGGAAAACTACCCGGCACAACGCGTAAAGCATCGTACCAAAAAGAATATGGATACGACTGCATAGAAATTCACGACGATGCCATCAACGAAAACGACACTATCCTAATACACGACGACCTATTGGCGACAGGCGGTTCTATGTTGGCAGCATATAATCTGGTGAAGTCATTCAAACCGAAAGACATCTACATCAATTTCATCATTGAACTTTGCATGGAGGGTCTTGGGGGAAGAAAAACACTTGAGGGTACGAACCTTACCACACTGTTGCAAGTTTCAAGATAA
- the uvrC gene encoding excinuclease ABC subunit UvrC, with protein sequence MDAALESKLKNIVTNLPESPGSYQYLDETGKIIYVGKAKNLKRRVSSYFNKDQQSQKTKLLVSKIRDIHYIVVKTEEDALLLENNLIKQHKPKYNILLKDGKTYPSIAVTKEFLPRIFKTRNRNLKHALLFGPYSHAGTMYALLDLCKELYQVRPCMTPITKEGVETGKYDVCLRYHLHKCKAPCCGRQTHEEYVANIGQCIEILKGNTAELSRNLRKKMETLSEELRFEEAEEIRKKYEIIENFRSKSTVISSVEHNIDVFNIDSDEKAAYVNYLHVVKGSITQAYTLECKKKLDESNEEIIAYAIIELREKFASNSKEIVVPFKVDIPESIAIQTIPQRGDKYHLLELSALNVKQYKFDKLKQAEKLNPEQKSVRLMKEIQKDLGLSSLPYRIELFDNSNISGEDAVAACVVFEKLKPAKKEYRTYNIKTVTGPDDYASMKEVVRRRYSRIFEELSSLPDLIIADGGKGQMEVIREVTEDELKLNIPIAGLAKDKRHRTRELLFGFPQKSIGVDPSSQLFRTLTQMQDEVHRFAIKFHRNKRSKRQVASELDKIDGIGKKTKELLLKKFGSVKVIKNADETALQKILGPIKGSKIYHNLHKGDISSEKINDI encoded by the coding sequence ATGGATGCGGCGTTAGAGAGTAAATTAAAAAACATCGTAACAAACTTACCGGAGTCGCCAGGAAGTTATCAATACCTCGACGAAACCGGTAAAATTATCTATGTCGGCAAGGCGAAAAACCTTAAACGTCGTGTAAGTTCATATTTCAACAAAGACCAACAGTCACAGAAGACAAAACTTCTTGTTTCAAAAATACGTGATATACATTATATCGTCGTTAAAACGGAAGAAGACGCGCTTCTGCTTGAAAACAACTTAATCAAGCAACACAAGCCCAAATATAACATTCTTCTCAAAGACGGCAAGACGTACCCGTCAATTGCTGTAACAAAGGAATTTCTGCCACGGATTTTCAAGACCAGGAACCGCAATCTGAAACACGCTCTCCTATTCGGTCCTTACAGCCACGCGGGAACAATGTATGCTTTATTAGATTTATGCAAGGAACTTTATCAAGTACGCCCCTGCATGACACCCATAACCAAGGAGGGCGTTGAAACCGGAAAATACGACGTCTGTCTCCGCTATCATTTGCACAAGTGTAAAGCCCCATGCTGTGGCAGGCAAACCCATGAAGAATATGTCGCAAACATCGGACAATGTATTGAAATATTAAAAGGCAACACAGCAGAATTATCACGAAATCTTCGGAAGAAGATGGAGACGCTAAGCGAAGAATTGCGATTTGAAGAAGCCGAAGAAATAAGAAAAAAATACGAAATCATCGAAAATTTCCGTTCAAAAAGTACGGTTATTTCGAGTGTTGAGCACAACATTGACGTTTTCAACATTGACAGCGATGAAAAGGCGGCTTATGTCAACTACCTGCACGTAGTAAAAGGTTCCATTACGCAAGCCTATACTTTAGAATGTAAAAAGAAACTAGACGAATCCAACGAAGAAATTATAGCATACGCTATTATTGAACTGCGTGAAAAATTTGCATCAAACTCTAAGGAAATCGTTGTGCCATTTAAGGTAGATATTCCCGAATCCATCGCTATTCAAACCATACCACAACGCGGCGACAAATACCATCTGCTTGAACTTTCTGCGCTCAATGTAAAACAGTACAAGTTTGACAAACTTAAACAGGCTGAAAAACTGAATCCTGAACAGAAATCAGTACGACTGATGAAGGAGATACAAAAAGACCTTGGATTGAGTTCCCTACCCTATCGCATCGAACTGTTCGACAATTCAAACATCAGCGGTGAGGACGCTGTGGCTGCGTGTGTTGTGTTTGAGAAACTGAAACCTGCAAAAAAAGAATATCGCACTTATAATATTAAAACAGTTACAGGTCCTGACGACTATGCATCAATGAAAGAAGTTGTCAGAAGAAGATACAGCCGTATATTTGAAGAACTATCTTCCCTACCCGACCTGATTATTGCGGATGGCGGCAAAGGGCAAATGGAAGTGATACGCGAGGTTACAGAGGATGAACTAAAACTTAACATCCCTATTGCCGGACTTGCAAAAGACAAACGTCACCGCACACGCGAACTTCTGTTCGGTTTTCCGCAGAAGAGTATAGGAGTAGACCCTTCTTCACAACTCTTTCGCACACTTACCCAAATGCAGGACGAAGTACACCGCTTTGCCATCAAGTTCCACAGAAACAAAAGAAGCAAAAGACAGGTCGCCAGCGAACTTGATAAAATCGATGGAATCGGCAAAAAAACGAAAGAATTGCTGTTGAAGAAGTTCGGCAGCGTCAAAGTGATTAAAAACGCCGATGAAACCGCGCTTCAGAAGATTCTTGGACCTATAAAGGGTTCGAAGATATACCACAATTTACATAAAGGTGACATTTCTTCAGAGAAGATAAACGACATTTAA